The following are from one region of the Candidatus Eisenbacteria bacterium genome:
- a CDS encoding ABC transporter substrate-binding protein encodes MRKTLVILSLLLSAFSCQPALREPIRIGLDIRPAYSLLFLVEEKGFFKDEGIDVEIIEFLSPHDSRVALEKGNVDVSLTTMVDAEILASRGTRVSIPFVIDYSYGGAGIVARSGITSLKDLRGKRVGLENASLGHFTLTRALEKSGVQASELELVDISPPEAEKMFNDGTLDAAVTWEPFLSRMAKGRGTLLFTSREIPWEIVDVICFRQDVTEKNPNVVPAILKAWLRALSYWRKHPAEASLIMAECMNVKPEEFSVGLNGVNVLDLRLNLAAFGMENMPGPLYETADHVSQTLYSIGMTDKRVSSNMILDRKPLLDLLTKGVLWVESLTK; translated from the coding sequence GTGCGCAAAACACTGGTTATCCTTTCTCTGTTGTTATCTGCTTTTTCATGTCAGCCTGCCCTGAGAGAGCCTATCAGGATAGGGCTGGATATCAGGCCCGCGTATTCCCTCCTCTTTCTGGTAGAAGAAAAGGGGTTCTTCAAGGATGAGGGAATAGATGTTGAGATCATAGAGTTCTTGTCGCCCCACGATTCGCGTGTTGCGCTTGAAAAAGGGAACGTAGATGTTTCCCTCACCACCATGGTCGATGCAGAAATACTTGCCTCCCGCGGAACGAGAGTGAGTATTCCGTTTGTCATTGACTATTCTTACGGGGGGGCCGGAATTGTGGCCCGGAGCGGCATCACTTCCTTGAAAGACCTCAGGGGAAAGAGAGTGGGACTGGAGAACGCTTCTCTCGGGCACTTTACACTGACCAGAGCGCTTGAGAAGAGCGGGGTGCAGGCGAGCGAGCTTGAACTCGTTGATATTTCTCCTCCGGAAGCTGAGAAAATGTTCAACGACGGCACTCTCGATGCTGCGGTAACGTGGGAGCCATTTCTTTCGAGGATGGCCAAAGGACGAGGAACTCTCCTGTTCACATCACGGGAAATTCCCTGGGAAATCGTTGACGTCATCTGCTTTAGACAAGATGTGACTGAAAAGAATCCGAACGTTGTGCCTGCCATTCTCAAAGCATGGCTGAGGGCGCTCTCATATTGGAGGAAACATCCTGCAGAAGCGTCTCTGATAATGGCAGAGTGCATGAATGTGAAACCGGAGGAATTTTCGGTCGGATTGAACGGAGTGAATGTTCTTGATTTGAGATTGAATCTTGCGGCGTTCGGAATGGAAAACATGCCCGGCCCGCTCTACGAGACTGCCGATCACGTGTCACAGACTCTCTATTCAATCGGGATGACCGACAAGCGAGTCAGTTCAAACATGATTCTTGACAGAAAACCGCTTCTGGATCTTCTTACGAAGGGAGTTCTTTGGGTAGAGAGCCTGACAAAATAA
- a CDS encoding glycosyltransferase: MSVVIPTCNKKHLLSRTLGALFSQRFDGSRFEIVVVDDGSRDGTSEILASPHPVPLVFERHAETRGRAPSRNTGILRATGEIVVFLDDDMIVGPDFIQAHVTAQGDARKRVVIGNVSTAPEANGSSVSRYLDTRGVKKVKDKKNIPPRYFLTNNSSVKREFLISVGLFDPEFVTYGFEDVDLGHRMGKVGGEFVYAENAKSFHIHRHSLDEFLEKKVLCGKSSLRILIDKHPELRKVLRLNLLECPAVGEDSWGDIARKLLLSVFLRKPFFRTGRFIAERTPASPVTFKLIDFLVFYCYAGGLKWKR, encoded by the coding sequence GTGAGCGTCGTCATTCCAACGTGCAATAAGAAGCACCTTCTTTCCAGGACACTCGGTGCACTCTTCTCTCAGAGGTTCGATGGCTCCCGGTTTGAGATCGTTGTCGTTGATGACGGTTCACGGGACGGCACTTCCGAAATTCTTGCGAGTCCGCATCCGGTTCCGCTGGTATTTGAGAGACATGCCGAGACAAGAGGAAGGGCACCATCGAGGAATACCGGGATTCTCCGTGCAACTGGAGAGATAGTCGTATTTCTTGACGATGACATGATCGTCGGACCCGATTTCATTCAGGCTCACGTCACTGCCCAGGGCGACGCGCGGAAAAGGGTCGTAATAGGAAATGTGTCAACCGCGCCGGAGGCAAATGGCTCTTCGGTTTCGAGATACCTGGATACCAGAGGTGTCAAGAAGGTGAAGGACAAGAAGAACATCCCGCCACGGTATTTCCTGACAAACAACTCGTCTGTGAAGAGGGAATTCCTCATTTCGGTCGGACTCTTTGACCCGGAGTTTGTCACCTATGGCTTTGAGGACGTCGACCTGGGGCACCGGATGGGAAAGGTGGGAGGAGAGTTTGTCTATGCGGAGAATGCCAAGTCCTTCCACATCCACAGGCACTCACTTGATGAGTTCCTTGAGAAAAAAGTGCTGTGCGGAAAATCGTCCCTGAGAATCCTCATTGACAAACATCCCGAGCTCAGGAAGGTGCTGAGACTGAATCTTCTTGAGTGCCCGGCAGTAGGAGAGGATAGTTGGGGCGACATTGCGAGGAAGCTGCTGCTCTCAGTCTTCCTGAGAAAGCCCTTCTTCCGGACTGGGCGCTTCATTGCCGAACGCACGCCTGCAAGCCCGGTCACGTTCAAGCTAATAGACTTCCTGGTGTTCTACTGCTACGCAGGGGGCCTGAAGTGGAAACGATAG
- a CDS encoding glycosyltransferase family 4 protein yields MKIAYLSIGNHIHTERWLCFFRDKGYEVHLITSQPCKMDGIPVHQIGFSSLPKPIKYAFGLIRIKKILSKLNPDILHTHFLTGYGYWGAFSNFHPFILTVWGDDVYLTPRESALKGFLARYALGKADFVTGDSADIVEEAIRMGAKRDNATVIQWGVDLSRFDPTVATDTRRELGIKEDEPVILSTRSFTKDYYNIDVIVDSIPDILKSFPNAKYIFTGYEGDDSRFVDKARKLGISSSTIFLGRVAHEKLPGLVRASDVFVTVPSVDATAVSLLEAMACGAAIVVSSLKSSLEWIENGKNGMVVEPGSREELVGALLYLLKNPDKRKEFGKVSREIVSSRADHRKNMEKMDQIYKRFAAGR; encoded by the coding sequence GTGAAAATAGCTTACCTCTCAATTGGGAATCATATACACACCGAACGATGGCTTTGTTTTTTCCGGGACAAAGGGTATGAAGTTCATCTGATAACTTCACAACCCTGCAAGATGGACGGAATTCCTGTCCATCAGATAGGTTTTTCCTCACTCCCGAAACCCATCAAATACGCTTTCGGCCTCATAAGAATCAAGAAGATTCTCTCGAAGCTTAACCCCGACATATTGCATACTCATTTCCTTACCGGCTACGGATACTGGGGGGCGTTTTCGAACTTCCATCCGTTCATTCTGACGGTCTGGGGCGATGACGTTTACCTGACTCCGAGGGAGTCTGCTCTGAAAGGGTTTCTGGCCAGATATGCTCTCGGGAAGGCAGATTTCGTGACTGGCGACTCGGCAGACATAGTTGAGGAAGCCATCCGCATGGGTGCGAAACGAGATAACGCGACAGTTATCCAGTGGGGTGTTGACCTGAGCAGGTTCGATCCGACTGTTGCGACAGATACGCGACGGGAACTCGGGATCAAAGAGGATGAGCCGGTCATTCTCAGTACGAGGAGCTTCACGAAAGACTACTACAACATTGATGTCATCGTTGATTCCATCCCGGATATCTTGAAGAGCTTTCCGAATGCAAAGTATATTTTCACCGGCTATGAAGGCGATGATTCACGATTTGTTGACAAAGCGAGAAAACTTGGTATTTCCTCTTCCACGATTTTTCTGGGAAGGGTGGCTCATGAGAAACTTCCAGGCCTCGTCAGGGCCTCGGATGTCTTCGTCACTGTCCCTTCGGTGGATGCAACTGCAGTCTCGCTTCTTGAGGCGATGGCCTGTGGTGCCGCAATCGTTGTGAGCAGCCTGAAATCAAGTCTTGAGTGGATAGAAAACGGGAAAAACGGGATGGTCGTGGAACCCGGGAGCAGGGAGGAGTTGGTCGGCGCGCTTCTCTATCTCCTCAAGAATCCGGATAAGAGAAAAGAGTTTGGCAAAGTATCCCGTGAGATTGTGTCCAGCCGTGCAGATCACAGGAAGAACATGGAGAAGATGGACCAGATCTACAAACGATTTGCAGCGGGAAGGTGA
- a CDS encoding oligosaccharide flippase family protein, with protein MKRVAGNTLALFASHFSTLFFTLIQAKIIAVWLGPIGFGIYASSVAAGAIFGALMELGLPFVLLRFIPLFEARGEREKSRDLVRFSLILSSFMAVVLIIPLIAFGGRLSSLFHESPLGLKIILLASTYVAFGVLRAIIYGAFNGLSRMTFPFVFEILFQGLVTLWIFVIRNRLDVMALFKVFITIGAIVVIVSLATLWLLFFRRKGERKLTMLGAASEVSSFWKGACLMTFIGLGLENSDRLVVGGFMSFQAVSLLHVASRIMYFFKKLLFLPLLAVSPEITRKWEKGNREIRADLTLLMKIEFLLGFLVLCFVVLGNRALVLLVTSKEFQGSEPLLLFMAFLVPLACLYSSVTTTLRATGRIGLSVGSDLAWYVIYLFSGVLLIGRLGLWGMMISQAFASICILFLNIRFARVYLEFSFADICPGRLVLSAAPAFLCSAVLAEIFHPSNILVLFAVTLPVLIIFNLGVAFGGIFDEAERGRIEELLTNRKLVGTIRFLLDWPKRVLRR; from the coding sequence ATGAAAAGAGTTGCGGGAAACACTCTCGCCCTTTTTGCATCCCACTTTTCAACCCTCTTTTTCACACTCATTCAAGCGAAAATAATTGCCGTCTGGCTCGGACCGATAGGTTTCGGCATCTATGCCTCCAGCGTCGCGGCGGGCGCAATTTTCGGCGCCCTGATGGAGCTGGGGCTGCCTTTCGTTCTACTCAGATTCATTCCTCTGTTTGAGGCGAGAGGCGAGAGAGAGAAATCCAGAGACCTTGTCAGATTCTCCCTGATTCTCTCCAGTTTCATGGCAGTCGTTCTGATCATTCCATTGATTGCCTTCGGAGGAAGATTATCTTCGCTCTTCCACGAGTCCCCGCTCGGTCTGAAGATAATACTCCTCGCCTCAACGTACGTGGCTTTCGGAGTCTTGAGGGCCATCATCTACGGTGCATTCAACGGTCTATCGAGAATGACCTTTCCTTTTGTCTTCGAAATACTTTTTCAAGGACTTGTCACCCTGTGGATCTTTGTGATCAGAAATCGGCTCGATGTCATGGCTCTCTTCAAAGTCTTCATCACCATAGGGGCGATTGTAGTCATAGTTTCACTTGCAACTCTCTGGCTCCTGTTCTTCCGGCGGAAAGGCGAGAGAAAGCTAACAATGTTGGGCGCCGCGTCAGAGGTTTCCAGCTTCTGGAAAGGTGCGTGCCTCATGACTTTCATCGGACTCGGCTTGGAGAACTCGGACCGGCTGGTGGTCGGCGGCTTCATGAGCTTTCAGGCAGTGTCACTTCTTCACGTGGCATCGAGGATAATGTATTTCTTCAAGAAGCTTCTGTTCCTTCCGCTCCTTGCGGTCTCACCAGAGATCACAAGGAAATGGGAGAAGGGAAACCGTGAGATAAGGGCCGACCTCACGCTTCTGATGAAGATTGAGTTTCTCCTGGGATTTCTGGTCCTCTGCTTTGTCGTCCTGGGCAACAGGGCTCTTGTTCTCCTTGTGACCAGCAAAGAGTTTCAGGGAAGTGAGCCCCTTCTACTGTTCATGGCATTCCTCGTGCCTCTTGCCTGTCTCTATTCCTCGGTGACTACCACCCTGAGGGCCACCGGCAGGATCGGCCTTTCCGTAGGATCGGATCTTGCCTGGTACGTGATATACCTTTTCTCGGGAGTTCTCCTGATCGGAAGACTGGGATTGTGGGGCATGATGATTTCGCAGGCTTTCGCATCCATCTGTATCCTGTTTCTCAATATCCGTTTTGCGAGAGTCTACCTGGAGTTCAGTTTTGCCGATATTTGCCCTGGACGGCTGGTTCTGTCTGCAGCGCCGGCTTTCCTTTGCTCAGCCGTTCTTGCGGAAATCTTTCATCCTTCAAACATTCTCGTTTTGTTTGCTGTGACGCTTCCGGTTCTCATAATCTTCAATCTGGGAGTTGCCTTCGGCGGGATATTCGACGAGGCGGAAAGAGGAAGGATTGAGGAGCTTCTGACGAACAGGAAACTGGTTGGAACAATCAGGTTTTTGCTCGACTGGCCGAAGAGAGTTCTGAGAAGATAA